The stretch of DNA GTGCCGTAGGCGGTGGTAGCGCCGTATTCGAAATAGACCGCGGTGGCCAGGCCGTTGGGATTCAGGTTGCCGTAGAACGAAGCGGTATTATGGCTGACGTTGCTTAAATAGTTGTTCATTATATTAGGCGGCGCGTTTATGCCGGTGGTCGAGGCCGAGACCTCGTTGGTATAGGCGCTGTTTCCGGCGGCAGTGTAAGACCGGACCCGGTAATAATATATAGTCCCGTCTACCAAGCCGGTATTGTTGTAGCTGACCACGTCAGCGGCTAATGAGGCTATTTGTGTGTAGCTGCCGCTTCCAATCTTCTGCTCGATCTTGAATCCGCTTTCATCTGAGGAGTTGTCCTGCCAGCTCAGGTTTATCTGGGTGGTCGAGGCCACTGCAGAAATCAGGTTAGACGGGGCGTTGGGCGCGGCTACGTCGGTGACGGTGATAGTGATGGTTTCCTCGGTATAAAGGTAGGTCGAGTCGGTGGCTCGGAAACGGATGCCGGCATAGGTGGCGGCCTGGTTATAGTTTGGCACCCAGGTAAAGACGTTGGTGGTGGTATTAAAGGTGGCTCCGGCCGGCAGGTTGATGCCCATATAAGTGATGGTGTCGCCGTCCGGGTCGGTGGCCGATACGGTAAAGGTCAGGGTGGCGCCTTCGGCGATGGTTTTATTGCCGATGGCATTAAAAACCGGCGCCCGGTACAAATTCT from Candidatus Brocadiia bacterium encodes:
- a CDS encoding putative Ig domain-containing protein, whose translation is MRKNLWLKVSLAFVFVAYISAFNYGGCGGAGGGDETTDSGSSGQNLYRAPVFNAIGNKTIAEGATLTFTVSATDPDGDTITYMGINLPAGATFNTTTNVFTWVPNYNQAATYAGIRFRATDSTYLYTEETITITVTDVAAPNAPSNLISAVASTTQINLSWQDNSSDESGFKIEQKIGSGSYTQIASLAADVVSYNNTGLVDGTIYYYRVRSYTAAGNSAYTNEVSASTTGINAPPNIMNNYLSNVSHNTASFYGNLNPNGLATAVYFEYGATTAYGT